In one Sporolituus thermophilus DSM 23256 genomic region, the following are encoded:
- the mntA gene encoding type VII toxin-antitoxin system MntA family adenylyltransferase antitoxin — protein MAGQPAKRVGVNEVRGKILPLCQERPTIAAVFLFGSYGTCYQTQFSDIDLGVLFFPDGIPNLRGEMGLAGAFSSALGRDDVDLVIMNKAPLPLRYRIVAEGEILYEKDYVYTSDFLAATYKYFLDYNIDYRMFMAEYSRSLKEAYKVNG, from the coding sequence CCGGACAGCCAGCGAAACGGGTCGGGGTTAACGAGGTCAGGGGAAAAATTTTGCCGCTGTGCCAAGAGCGGCCAACAATTGCCGCCGTATTTTTATTCGGTTCGTATGGGACTTGTTATCAGACTCAGTTTAGTGATATCGACCTCGGGGTGCTCTTTTTTCCTGACGGTATTCCCAATCTGCGGGGAGAAATGGGGTTGGCCGGCGCATTTTCCAGCGCCCTTGGCCGCGATGACGTTGATCTGGTGATTATGAATAAGGCGCCGCTGCCGCTGCGGTATCGGATTGTCGCCGAAGGCGAGATTCTTTACGAAAAAGATTATGTTTATACCAGCGATTTTTTGGCGGCAACTTATAAATATTTCCTTGATTATAATATTGACTACCGGATGTTTATGGCTGAATACAGTCGTTCACTAAAGGAGGCATACAAGGTTAATGGTTGA